The following proteins come from a genomic window of Cervus canadensis isolate Bull #8, Minnesota chromosome 3, ASM1932006v1, whole genome shotgun sequence:
- the LOC122437955 gene encoding cationic trypsin-like — protein MGTLIAPQWVITAAHCFLPDLQVILTGGAITFQEFIGEILPYEEVIVHPNFTFTSPKNDLMLIKLSVPLTFFSTSMFQLPVSNASDISDCLVYTWMEEKRSFGNTRGYLQSFMTELSIDSVCRTLLHEKFFEDLFCMGRLRKNTEECQVTTGAPATCGDKLQGIMSWTTGCFPTDLSAVFINIYSHIPWIKNVIST, from the exons ATGGGGACTCTGATTGCTCCTCAGTGGGTGATAACGGCAGCACACTGCTTCTTACC AGATCTCCAGGTTATCTTAACTGGTGGAGCCATCACTTTTCAAGAGTTTATTGGGGAAATTCTGCCTTATGAGGAGGTCATTGTTCAcccaaatttcactttcacttctcctaAAAATGATCTTATGCTGATAAAGTTGTCTGTACCTCTCACCTTCTTCTCTACCAGCATGTTTCAGTTGCCTGTTTCCAATGCAAGTGACATTTCAGATTGCTTGGTTTACACCTGgatggaagaaaaaagatctttTG gAAATACAAGAGGTTACCTGCAGAGCTTCATGACTGAACTGAGTATTGATTCAGTCTGCAGAACATTACTGCATGAAAAGTTTTTTGAAGACTTGTTCTGTATGGGACGCttaagaaaaaacacagaagaatGCCAG GTGACCACAGGTGCACCAGCCACATGTGGCGATAAATTACAAGGAATTATGTCTTGGACAACTGGATGTTTTCCGACAGATCTTTCTGCTGTCTTCATTAACATCTACAGCCACATTCCATGGATCAAGAACGTTATTTCTACATAA